The Persephonella sp. IF05-L8 genome contains a region encoding:
- the pstS gene encoding phosphate ABC transporter substrate-binding protein PstS translates to MKKLLAGIITTGILTCSVFAGDTINGAGATFPYPVYQAWAYMYYKATGIKLNYQSIGSGGGIRQIKNRTVDFGASDAPLPPEKLDEYKLYQFPAIIGGVVPVVNIPGIKGGQLKLDADTLCHIYLGNIKYWDNQKIKALNPDLNLPHQEISVVHRADGSGTTAIFTNYLAGACEDWKNKVGAGKAVKWPVGIGGKGNEGVANYVKRLKYSIGYVEFAYAKQNRLSYTLLKNPAGKFVAPSIETFKAAGATAQFDPKKHFYLWMVNAPGENAWPIAGASFILEAREKTEVNKKVNKFFKWAFENGDKIAERLDYVPLPKELKEKIYNYWKEHNINP, encoded by the coding sequence ATGAAAAAATTATTAGCAGGAATAATAACAACAGGAATACTGACTTGTTCGGTATTTGCAGGGGATACAATAAACGGAGCAGGAGCAACATTCCCATATCCAGTTTATCAGGCATGGGCTTATATGTATTACAAAGCCACAGGTATAAAACTTAATTACCAGTCAATAGGCTCAGGTGGAGGTATAAGACAGATAAAAAACAGAACTGTAGATTTTGGGGCATCAGACGCACCTTTACCACCTGAAAAGTTAGATGAATATAAGCTTTACCAGTTTCCAGCAATAATTGGTGGAGTTGTTCCAGTCGTAAATATTCCAGGAATAAAAGGAGGACAGCTAAAATTAGATGCTGATACTCTGTGTCATATCTATCTTGGGAATATAAAATACTGGGATAACCAGAAAATAAAAGCCCTTAACCCAGACCTGAACCTTCCACACCAAGAAATATCTGTAGTTCACAGAGCAGATGGTTCAGGAACAACGGCTATATTCACAAACTACCTTGCAGGTGCATGTGAAGACTGGAAAAACAAGGTTGGTGCTGGAAAAGCAGTTAAATGGCCAGTAGGAATAGGCGGAAAAGGAAATGAAGGTGTTGCAAACTACGTTAAAAGATTAAAATACTCCATTGGATATGTAGAGTTTGCTTATGCAAAACAAAACAGACTTTCCTATACATTACTGAAAAATCCTGCAGGAAAGTTTGTTGCACCATCAATAGAAACATTCAAAGCAGCAGGTGCAACAGCCCAGTTTGACCCTAAAAAACATTTCTATCTCTGGATGGTAAATGCTCCTGGTGAAAATGCATGGCCAATTGCAGGAGCATCATTTATTCTGGAAGCAAGGGAGAAAACAGAGGTAAACAAAAAGGTAAACAAATTCTTCAAATGGGCTTTCGAGAATGGTGACAAAATAGCAGAAAGACTGGATTACGTTCCTTTACCAAAAGAGCTGAAGGAAAAAATCTACAACTACTGGAAAGAGCATAATATTAATCCGTAA
- a CDS encoding bifunctional 3,4-dihydroxy-2-butanone-4-phosphate synthase/GTP cyclohydrolase II: MEMKFNTIEEAIEDIKNGKMVIVVDDPDRENEGDLVMAAEKITPEAINFMAKEGRGLICLSLTPERCKELDIPLMTTTNTDPKGTAFCLSIDAHPDFGTTTGISAYDRAITIKLAVSPDAKPSDFVRPGHVFPLMARPGGVLERTGHTEASVDLAKLAGLYPAGVICEIMKEDGTMARLPDLMKFAKKHNLKIITIADLVKYRLKSEKLVSREAEAYLPTKFGTFKVYAYKSKVDGSEHVALVMGEINSDEPVLVRVHSECLTGDIFGSLRCDCQSQLHSALRMIAKEGKGVLVYMRGHEGRGIGIVNKIKAYKLQDEGYDTVEANHKLGFQADLRDFGTGAQILLDLGVRKMRLMTNNPRKIVALQGFGLEIVERVPIITETNPYNKNYLKAKKVRLGHLLDELQGESCQLDHEDLQREDKNS; encoded by the coding sequence ATGGAAATGAAATTCAACACAATTGAAGAGGCTATTGAGGATATTAAAAACGGCAAGATGGTTATTGTTGTTGATGACCCTGATAGAGAGAATGAAGGCGATTTGGTAATGGCAGCTGAGAAGATTACCCCTGAAGCAATCAACTTTATGGCAAAAGAAGGACGCGGTCTTATATGTCTTTCCCTTACCCCAGAAAGATGTAAAGAACTTGATATTCCCTTGATGACCACCACCAATACAGACCCAAAAGGAACAGCATTCTGTTTATCAATAGATGCCCATCCTGATTTTGGAACAACAACAGGTATTTCAGCTTATGACAGGGCTATCACAATAAAGTTAGCTGTTTCTCCTGACGCTAAACCGTCTGATTTTGTTAGACCTGGACATGTTTTTCCTCTAATGGCTCGTCCTGGCGGCGTTCTGGAAAGAACAGGACATACAGAAGCATCTGTTGACCTTGCCAAGCTGGCAGGCTTATATCCTGCAGGAGTAATATGCGAAATTATGAAAGAAGATGGCACAATGGCAAGACTGCCAGACCTGATGAAATTTGCAAAGAAACATAATTTAAAAATCATAACAATAGCTGACCTTGTTAAGTACAGACTGAAAAGCGAAAAGTTAGTAAGCAGAGAGGCAGAGGCATACCTTCCAACAAAATTCGGCACGTTCAAGGTTTATGCATATAAAAGTAAAGTTGATGGCTCTGAACATGTTGCACTGGTAATGGGTGAGATAAACTCCGATGAACCTGTTCTGGTCAGGGTACATTCTGAATGTTTAACAGGGGATATCTTTGGTTCCCTTAGATGTGATTGCCAGTCCCAGCTCCATTCAGCCCTCAGAATGATAGCAAAAGAGGGAAAAGGGGTTCTGGTTTATATGAGGGGACATGAAGGTAGAGGCATAGGAATAGTCAACAAAATAAAAGCATATAAATTACAGGATGAAGGTTATGACACAGTGGAAGCAAACCATAAATTAGGTTTTCAGGCAGACCTGAGGGATTTTGGAACAGGTGCACAGATATTATTAGACCTTGGCGTTAGAAAAATGAGACTTATGACAAACAATCCAAGAAAAATAGTTGCTCTGCAAGGATTTGGTCTGGAAATAGTTGAAAGAGTTCCAATTATTACAGAAACAAATCCATACAACAAAAATTATCTAAAGGCTAAAAAAGTAAGACTTGGACACCTGTTAGATGAGCTTCAAGGGGAAAGCTGTCAATTAGACCATGAAGATTTACAGAGAGAAGATAAAAATAGCTGA
- the phoU gene encoding phosphate signaling complex protein PhoU has translation MLLKPRLEEIRDRLINMAEMADTMIENAVKAIIEHNPEYLKVVDELEPKIDQMEVENETLIITTIARFQPEAKYLRMLVMDLFVNRDLERIGDHAENIKEQAERILTKPKLKEYVDLPVMTEIVLNMVRDAVKSLETLDTELARQVIERDDKVDALHEQIIREIYTYMVEDPKNIKVGIRLITVSSNLERVADIATNLAEEVIYMKEGKMLRHQELDENE, from the coding sequence ATGCTTTTAAAGCCAAGACTTGAAGAAATCAGAGACAGACTTATAAATATGGCCGAGATGGCTGACACAATGATTGAAAATGCAGTTAAAGCAATCATAGAGCACAACCCTGAGTATCTAAAGGTTGTTGATGAGTTAGAACCAAAGATAGACCAGATGGAAGTTGAAAATGAAACCCTGATAATCACAACAATTGCCAGATTTCAGCCGGAAGCAAAATATCTGAGAATGCTGGTAATGGATTTATTTGTTAACAGGGATTTAGAGAGAATAGGCGACCATGCAGAAAACATAAAAGAGCAGGCAGAAAGAATACTAACAAAGCCGAAACTTAAAGAATATGTTGACCTTCCAGTTATGACAGAGATAGTTCTCAATATGGTCAGGGATGCTGTTAAATCTCTGGAAACCCTGGACACAGAGCTGGCAAGACAGGTTATAGAAAGGGATGACAAAGTGGATGCTCTTCATGAGCAAATCATTAGAGAAATATACACATATATGGTGGAAGACCCAAAAAATATTAAGGTAGGCATAAGACTGATTACTGTTTCCTCAAATCTTGAGAGGGTTGCAGACATAGCAACAAATCTTGCAGAAGAAGTTATCTACATGAAAGAAGGAAAAATGCTCAGGCATCAGGAACTGGATGAGAATGAATGA
- a CDS encoding ATP-binding protein gives MNDLLKNTLVEFLDYLQEGLIVIDENKNIQYINKYARKLLGLKNTEEILSVEEIKNNYLYSLINADIEGELKEEITIDDDIFLARVFKINNHKVIHFQDITPFELYKQAKKDFVSNVSHELKTPITVLKGVIETIENEDDLQLVRTFLSKAKKRINQMDSLINDLLILAKIESKEDKIQKNYINLYSMVQQVFEDLQHIANEKGIKLENQVDRDFSIFVDEKKFNILLKNLVENAIKYNKSGGRVKVYSSKSEKYAAITVEDTGIGIPKEAVPLIFERFYRVDKSRSRNEGGTGLGLSIVKHITEAHDGKVEVQSEPGKGSKFTVKIPIR, from the coding sequence ATGAATGATTTACTAAAAAACACACTTGTTGAGTTTTTGGATTACCTGCAGGAAGGCTTAATCGTAATTGATGAAAATAAAAATATTCAATATATAAATAAATATGCACGAAAGCTCTTAGGGCTTAAAAATACAGAAGAAATCCTATCGGTAGAAGAAATCAAAAATAATTATTTGTATTCTCTTATTAATGCAGATATAGAAGGAGAACTAAAAGAAGAAATAACAATAGATGATGATATATTCCTTGCCAGAGTTTTTAAGATTAACAACCATAAAGTAATTCATTTTCAGGATATAACACCTTTTGAGCTTTATAAGCAGGCAAAAAAGGATTTTGTTTCAAACGTCTCCCATGAACTCAAGACACCTATCACAGTCCTGAAAGGAGTTATTGAAACTATAGAAAATGAAGATGATTTACAGTTAGTCAGAACTTTTTTATCAAAAGCTAAAAAAAGAATAAATCAGATGGACAGCCTGATAAATGACCTTCTTATCCTTGCAAAAATTGAGTCAAAAGAGGATAAAATTCAGAAAAACTATATCAATCTATACAGCATGGTTCAGCAGGTCTTTGAAGACCTGCAGCATATAGCAAATGAAAAAGGAATAAAACTTGAAAATCAGGTGGACAGAGATTTTTCTATTTTTGTTGATGAGAAAAAATTTAATATTTTATTGAAAAATCTTGTGGAAAATGCCATTAAATACAACAAATCAGGTGGCCGGGTAAAAGTTTACTCAAGTAAAAGCGAAAAATATGCAGCTATTACTGTGGAAGATACTGGAATAGGTATTCCCAAAGAGGCAGTTCCTTTAATTTTTGAAAGATTTTACAGGGTGGATAAATCCAGAAGCAGAAATGAAGGAGGAACAGGACTTGGATTATCCATTGTGAAACATATAACAGAAGCCCACGACGGTAAAGTAGAAGTCCAGAGTGAACCTGGGAAGGGCTCAAAATTCACAGTAAAAATTCCTATCAGGTGA
- the pstB gene encoding phosphate ABC transporter ATP-binding protein PstB, with product MSEKEKIKVKDLYFWYSGQGYPDKEKAALKGINLPVYENKVTALIGPSGCGKTTLLRCFNRMHDLYPGNKYEGEILLDGTNILSDDIDLIDLRSRVGMVFQKPTPFPMSIFDNVAYGLKLRGIRDKAELEERVEKALRQAALWDEVKDRLKEPATGMSGGQQQRLVIARALAVEPEVLLFDEPTSALDPISTSKIEELVVQLKETVTILIVTHNMQQAARVSDYTAFMYLGELIEFDKTDIIFTAPKEKLTEDYVSGRFG from the coding sequence ATGTCAGAAAAAGAAAAAATAAAGGTAAAAGATTTATATTTCTGGTATTCGGGACAGGGATATCCAGATAAGGAAAAGGCAGCATTAAAGGGTATTAATCTACCTGTCTATGAAAATAAGGTAACAGCACTTATTGGACCCTCTGGTTGTGGGAAAACAACTTTGCTTAGATGTTTTAACAGAATGCATGACCTTTATCCAGGAAATAAATATGAGGGAGAAATCCTTTTAGACGGAACTAATATACTCTCTGATGATATTGACCTTATAGACCTTCGCTCCCGGGTTGGAATGGTATTTCAGAAACCCACTCCATTTCCAATGAGTATATTTGATAATGTTGCTTATGGATTAAAACTTAGAGGTATCCGTGATAAAGCTGAGCTTGAAGAAAGGGTAGAAAAGGCTTTAAGACAAGCAGCTCTCTGGGATGAAGTAAAGGACAGACTGAAAGAGCCTGCAACAGGAATGTCAGGGGGACAGCAACAGAGACTTGTTATAGCAAGAGCCCTCGCTGTTGAACCTGAAGTTTTACTTTTTGACGAACCAACATCAGCCCTTGACCCAATATCAACATCAAAGATAGAAGAACTGGTAGTCCAGCTAAAAGAGACAGTAACAATCCTGATAGTTACCCACAATATGCAGCAGGCAGCCCGTGTATCTGATTACACTGCCTTTATGTATCTTGGTGAACTTATTGAATTTGATAAAACTGATATTATATTTACTGCACCTAAAGAAAAACTCACAGAAGATTATGTAAGTGGTAGATTTGGATAA
- a CDS encoding ABC transporter permease subunit: MSLVKRRKIKSFIALTLSSVAAGIGLFWLSFILIDVLRHGIAGINWELFTEDPAPPGIPGGGLRNAFVGQLEIVFFAVIIGVPIGILAGTFIAEYARGTKWAQVISFLSDIMVSVPSIVVGTFIYAILVKPQGQLNWGGEVAVGFLSAVIAIVIYGVLNLLTGKILVIKDPKKGRFIKTVLISISVIIGVLLFIFLSTKLVDRIHGFNGWAGAAALAFIMIPVILRTTEDMLSLVPWTLREAAFALGASYFTVIKDIVYKSAATGILTGVILSISRVAGETAPLLFTSFNNSFFTLDMNEPIASLTVTIFVYAMGPYEDWHTQAWAASFVITFFILLVTLISRGIIHWKYKG, encoded by the coding sequence ATGAGCCTTGTAAAAAGAAGAAAAATAAAAAGTTTTATTGCTCTGACACTTTCATCAGTTGCAGCTGGAATAGGTCTTTTCTGGCTGTCTTTTATTCTTATAGATGTTTTAAGGCATGGGATAGCAGGTATTAACTGGGAACTTTTCACAGAAGACCCAGCCCCTCCGGGAATTCCGGGAGGTGGATTGAGAAATGCATTTGTAGGGCAACTGGAAATAGTATTTTTTGCCGTTATTATAGGGGTTCCTATTGGTATTCTTGCAGGAACATTTATTGCTGAATATGCAAGGGGAACAAAATGGGCACAGGTTATAAGCTTTCTGTCTGATATTATGGTATCTGTGCCGTCTATTGTTGTAGGTACATTTATATATGCAATTCTTGTAAAGCCTCAGGGACAGCTAAACTGGGGTGGAGAAGTTGCTGTAGGATTTTTATCAGCTGTGATTGCAATAGTTATATATGGGGTTCTTAATCTGCTAACAGGAAAAATCCTTGTTATAAAAGACCCTAAAAAAGGAAGGTTTATAAAAACAGTTCTAATTTCTATTTCAGTTATCATTGGTGTATTGCTTTTTATATTCCTGAGCACAAAATTGGTTGACAGAATACATGGATTTAACGGGTGGGCAGGAGCTGCAGCCCTTGCATTCATAATGATACCGGTAATCCTGAGGACTACAGAAGATATGCTTTCCCTTGTTCCATGGACTTTAAGGGAGGCTGCTTTTGCTCTTGGAGCTTCATATTTTACCGTAATAAAGGATATTGTTTATAAATCTGCAGCAACAGGAATTTTAACCGGGGTAATACTCTCTATATCCAGAGTGGCAGGAGAAACAGCACCTTTACTATTTACGTCCTTTAATAACTCATTTTTTACTCTGGATATGAATGAGCCTATTGCTTCCCTGACGGTTACAATATTCGTGTATGCCATGGGACCTTATGAGGACTGGCATACCCAAGCCTGGGCTGCTTCTTTTGTAATAACATTTTTTATACTGCTTGTTACTTTAATTTCCAGAGGCATAATCCACTGGAAATACAAGGGATAG
- the rimI gene encoding ribosomal protein S18-alanine N-acetyltransferase, with amino-acid sequence MKIYREKIKIADFSKEYLPQVQEILKENFEYPWSEEQILSSNVFSIKKVFLYENNPVAFFAGELIFSEGSISMIAVKKEFQGKGVGKYVMSWFIDLCKQKGINNIWLEVSQNNKKAIRFYESFGFTLQDIRKNYYKDGSDALIMKLNLC; translated from the coding sequence ATGAAGATTTACAGAGAGAAGATAAAAATAGCTGATTTTAGCAAAGAATACCTCCCTCAAGTTCAGGAAATATTAAAAGAGAATTTTGAGTATCCATGGTCTGAAGAGCAAATCCTTTCTTCAAATGTTTTTTCTATAAAAAAAGTTTTTCTCTATGAAAATAATCCTGTGGCATTTTTTGCAGGGGAGCTGATATTTTCAGAAGGTTCAATCTCAATGATAGCCGTCAAGAAAGAGTTTCAAGGAAAAGGTGTTGGCAAATATGTTATGAGCTGGTTTATAGACCTGTGCAAACAAAAAGGTATAAACAATATCTGGCTGGAAGTTTCCCAGAATAATAAAAAAGCCATAAGATTTTATGAAAGTTTTGGCTTTACACTACAGGATATAAGGAAAAATTATTACAAAGATGGCTCAGATGCTCTAATTATGAAACTTAACCTGTGTTAA
- a CDS encoding porin, whose protein sequence is MKKAVIITAILGCVGLASAEEIHNPILKKLYEKGILTKEEALELDKKEEKKLIKHASIIKENSPEFLLGKETHPNLKIRPFDNPDMYIKLGIRIQGTFENYKVDYNDPTKEDIDTWDAYMRRVRFEVGVGFSKHVSFMMDIRNDKANYQDNGEGNFKVGDAYLKIKKPFGTSLVNFKFYRAKIDVSRTETVKSAWVIHYDRPHVADEAAQFISHNRRATNAQIYGNWKKKIHYQLAFGDSVYSGKFHDAKGNTPDGISEQDFFYGGKLILSPIPGWEETKRTETYFGRGKHIEVGIGYWRVPKIKYTDNSGTHSIDRTLINYEFSAHYKGAFIQYEYFDFDGVEKDFTDTRYELGKSNGWYVTGEYVIPQLYYIAPFARYEEWKKWKGEGDYKLKSTVVGINWYLRGNSTKVGIAYQEDDYGKDIGDKKIKRIKFTSQWFF, encoded by the coding sequence ATGAAGAAGGCAGTTATAATCACTGCAATTTTAGGCTGTGTAGGTTTAGCTTCAGCTGAGGAAATCCACAACCCTATCTTAAAAAAACTTTATGAAAAAGGAATTTTAACAAAGGAAGAAGCTTTAGAGCTGGATAAAAAAGAAGAAAAAAAACTAATAAAGCACGCCAGCATCATAAAAGAAAACTCCCCTGAATTTTTATTAGGTAAAGAAACTCATCCTAACCTGAAAATCAGGCCTTTTGACAATCCTGATATGTATATCAAGTTAGGTATCAGAATACAGGGAACATTTGAAAATTATAAAGTAGATTATAACGACCCTACAAAAGAGGATATAGATACCTGGGACGCATATATGAGAAGGGTCAGGTTTGAAGTGGGGGTAGGATTTTCTAAACATGTATCCTTTATGATGGATATAAGAAATGATAAAGCAAACTATCAGGATAATGGAGAAGGTAATTTTAAAGTAGGAGATGCTTATCTGAAAATTAAAAAACCTTTTGGAACATCCCTTGTCAATTTCAAATTTTACAGAGCTAAAATAGATGTATCCAGAACAGAAACAGTAAAATCAGCTTGGGTTATTCATTATGACCGTCCACATGTTGCAGATGAAGCAGCTCAATTCATATCCCATAATCGCCGTGCAACAAATGCACAGATATACGGTAACTGGAAGAAAAAAATCCATTACCAGTTAGCATTTGGGGATTCAGTATACTCAGGAAAATTCCATGACGCTAAAGGAAACACTCCTGACGGTATAAGTGAGCAGGACTTTTTCTATGGAGGTAAATTAATTTTATCTCCAATTCCTGGATGGGAAGAAACCAAAAGAACGGAAACATACTTTGGTAGAGGTAAACATATAGAAGTAGGTATTGGATACTGGAGAGTACCAAAAATAAAATATACAGATAATAGTGGAACACACTCTATAGATAGAACGCTAATTAATTATGAATTTTCCGCCCATTACAAAGGAGCTTTCATACAGTATGAATACTTTGATTTTGATGGAGTTGAAAAAGATTTTACAGACACCAGATACGAATTAGGAAAATCTAACGGCTGGTATGTAACAGGTGAATACGTTATTCCACAGTTATACTATATTGCTCCATTTGCAAGATATGAGGAATGGAAAAAATGGAAAGGAGAAGGGGATTACAAGCTAAAATCAACGGTAGTTGGTATTAACTGGTATCTAAGAGGAAATTCAACAAAAGTTGGAATTGCATATCAGGAAGATGATTATGGCAAAGATATCGGAGACAAAAAAATCAAAAGAATTAAATTTACATCCCAATGGTTTTTCTAA
- a CDS encoding polysaccharide deacetylase family protein → MNLRFISIILVLTISFRAYAEDFFLYPKYIPYLSKKDPQVVKSFYFKGDINRKIVALTFDDGPSENGYTLVSVLKKYNVPATFFWIANRIPEHDINRYKSKLFIIGVHTYSHLNYDKLTEKEILDDVEKALDLFHKNNLNPQYFRPAYGIVNQGIVEALNKNNLKGILWSVDSMDWKYFENQQIIIQNVVSHLSPGSIILMHETKIKPETLEIIINEIIRQGYRIVPLNEILKYPSRYPD, encoded by the coding sequence TTGAATTTAAGATTTATATCAATTATTTTAGTTTTAACTATTAGTTTTCGTGCATATGCAGAGGATTTTTTCCTTTATCCTAAATATATACCTTATCTGTCTAAAAAAGACCCTCAGGTTGTAAAAAGTTTTTATTTTAAAGGGGATATAAACAGAAAAATAGTAGCTTTAACCTTTGATGATGGTCCCTCTGAAAATGGATATACCCTTGTATCTGTATTAAAGAAATACAATGTGCCTGCAACATTTTTTTGGATAGCAAATCGTATTCCTGAGCATGATATAAACCGTTATAAATCTAAGCTCTTTATCATCGGAGTTCATACATATAGTCATTTAAACTATGACAAGCTAACAGAGAAAGAAATTTTAGATGATGTGGAAAAGGCTCTGGACTTATTTCATAAAAATAATTTAAATCCACAGTATTTTAGACCGGCTTACGGGATTGTTAATCAGGGTATAGTTGAGGCTTTAAATAAAAATAACTTGAAGGGTATTCTCTGGTCTGTAGATAGTATGGACTGGAAATATTTTGAAAATCAACAAATCATAATACAAAATGTAGTCAGTCATCTATCTCCAGGAAGTATTATACTTATGCATGAAACTAAAATAAAACCTGAAACTTTAGAAATAATAATCAACGAAATTATAAGACAAGGTTATAGAATAGTTCCCCTCAATGAAATTCTCAAATATCCTTCCAGATATCCAGATTAA
- a CDS encoding Bax inhibitor-1 family protein, which translates to MEARNISIPQQIEKSNLLAKTYMLLTLGFLTMAAGTIVGLQFIPQMLSLGKWGLLIVSLLATIGTMLLALFNQRNTLGYVFFLLFTFTIGFFDAPAIAVIFSSPALIEIFKQAFVITAVVTGSLTAYVFITKKDFSFLGGFLFTGLIIVVVMAVISLFWHNTTLEFVISGMGALVFSGFILYDTSRLIYEKSTAVEIAIALFLDIINLFWSIFNLLNILKGEE; encoded by the coding sequence ATGGAAGCAAGAAATATTTCAATACCACAGCAGATTGAGAAATCCAATCTACTGGCAAAAACGTATATGCTTTTAACACTTGGATTTTTAACAATGGCTGCTGGAACAATTGTAGGATTACAATTTATTCCCCAGATGTTGTCCCTTGGAAAATGGGGTCTCCTGATTGTTTCTCTACTTGCAACTATAGGAACAATGCTCCTTGCTCTATTTAATCAAAGGAATACACTCGGATATGTATTTTTCCTGCTTTTTACATTTACCATTGGATTTTTTGATGCACCAGCAATTGCTGTTATATTCAGTTCACCTGCTTTAATTGAAATATTCAAACAGGCTTTTGTGATAACTGCTGTTGTTACCGGTAGTTTAACAGCTTATGTATTTATTACAAAAAAGGATTTTAGCTTTTTAGGTGGTTTTCTGTTTACTGGACTGATTATTGTTGTGGTTATGGCTGTTATAAGTCTATTCTGGCATAATACCACTCTGGAGTTTGTGATTTCTGGAATGGGTGCACTCGTGTTCTCCGGTTTTATCCTGTATGACACCTCCAGACTTATATATGAAAAATCAACAGCTGTTGAGATTGCAATTGCATTATTTCTGGATATTATTAACCTGTTCTGGTCAATATTTAATCTGCTGAATATTTTAAAAGGTGAGGAATAA
- the pstC gene encoding phosphate ABC transporter permease subunit PstC: MKKLKNLPLSDIAFGIISFSASFLVLTLVLSTIFVLYDESSLAIHRFGLLNFIFTVDWDPVKNIFGAAAPLYGTLVTTVLSLAMAIPVALGIAIFLTEVSPKLLKTPIGIAIEMLAAIPSIIYGMWGLFTLAPLMAEYIEPFMQKTLGKIPLIGKLFEGNPQGIDLFTASLILSIMIIPFIASIARDALNLTPNLMKESAYALGATKWEVVKDIMIPYAKLGIYGGIVLALGRALGETMAVAFVLGNNHQITTSLFDAAATITVTLANEFTEADSDIYLSSLFYLALILFSLSFIILAIAKYFLMKAERGYSR; the protein is encoded by the coding sequence ATGAAAAAATTAAAAAATCTGCCCCTGTCCGATATTGCATTTGGAATTATTTCTTTCTCTGCTTCATTTCTTGTTTTAACCCTGGTTCTTTCCACAATATTTGTTCTTTATGATGAATCATCACTGGCTATTCATAGATTTGGACTGCTCAACTTTATTTTTACTGTTGACTGGGACCCTGTTAAAAATATTTTTGGAGCTGCAGCACCCCTTTACGGAACACTGGTTACCACAGTGCTATCTCTTGCAATGGCAATTCCTGTTGCCCTTGGAATAGCAATATTCCTGACAGAAGTATCCCCGAAACTACTAAAAACCCCTATAGGAATTGCAATTGAAATGCTTGCTGCAATTCCCAGTATCATATACGGTATGTGGGGACTTTTTACCCTGGCTCCGTTAATGGCTGAGTATATAGAGCCCTTTATGCAAAAAACCCTCGGTAAGATACCTTTAATTGGAAAATTATTTGAGGGAAATCCACAGGGTATAGACCTTTTCACAGCAAGTCTGATACTGAGTATTATGATAATTCCTTTCATAGCAAGTATAGCAAGGGATGCTTTAAATCTAACACCCAATTTAATGAAAGAATCTGCCTATGCCCTGGGAGCTACAAAATGGGAAGTTGTAAAGGATATTATGATACCCTACGCAAAACTTGGGATTTATGGTGGGATTGTTCTGGCTCTTGGAAGAGCACTTGGAGAAACAATGGCTGTGGCATTTGTCCTTGGAAATAACCACCAGATAACAACTTCTTTATTTGACGCAGCTGCCACAATCACAGTAACTCTGGCAAACGAATTTACAGAGGCAGATTCGGATATATATCTGTCATCTCTGTTTTATCTTGCACTGATACTATTCTCATTAAGCTTTATAATCCTTGCTATTGCAAAATATTTCCTTATGAAAGCTGAGAGGGGATACTCAAGATGA
- the hpt gene encoding hypoxanthine phosphoribosyltransferase, which produces MEIKGKKASILISEQEIKEKIKQLGQQISKDFEGKELLVVGILKGSFIFMADLVREIQGKVYIDFMQVSSYHTSMESSGEVIFVKDLSTDIKGKNVLIVDDIIDTGRTLEALVEALSQREPNIIKTCVLLDKKERREVNYNADYVGFVIPDKFVIGYGLDWAEEGRTLKDIYAVED; this is translated from the coding sequence ATGGAAATAAAAGGCAAAAAAGCATCTATTTTAATTTCAGAGCAAGAAATAAAAGAAAAAATCAAACAACTGGGACAGCAGATTAGTAAAGATTTTGAAGGAAAAGAATTATTAGTGGTGGGCATTCTGAAAGGCTCTTTTATTTTTATGGCTGATTTGGTAAGAGAAATACAGGGAAAAGTTTATATAGATTTTATGCAGGTTTCCTCTTATCATACAAGTATGGAAAGTTCAGGAGAAGTTATCTTTGTTAAAGATTTATCCACAGATATAAAAGGAAAAAATGTACTGATAGTTGATGATATTATAGACACAGGTAGAACACTGGAAGCCCTTGTGGAAGCTTTATCCCAGAGAGAGCCTAACATAATAAAAACCTGTGTTTTACTGGACAAAAAAGAAAGACGGGAAGTTAATTACAATGCTGATTATGTAGGATTTGTCATACCTGACAAGTTTGTTATAGGCTATGGTTTAGACTGGGCAGAAGAAGGCAGGACATTAAAAGATATCTATGCAGTGGAGGATTAA